The following coding sequences lie in one Primulina huaijiensis isolate GDHJ02 chromosome 2, ASM1229523v2, whole genome shotgun sequence genomic window:
- the LOC140960303 gene encoding rop guanine nucleotide exchange factor 3-like isoform X1 — translation MLKNQEIDSISSKYDEIDDMGFQFSSSADQSFTEITSNSILSGDSFAYCRTDSETSAFSGLADEISSSETDSPLFWKGLKSPDGTALSRFSVRKHNIGILDDETQGLGFELMKERFAKLLLGEDMSGSGKGESIALTISNAITNFYASIFGQHQRLEPLNLEKKLMWKREMNCLLSVCDHIVEFSPTLQNLKDGTTLEVMTSRPRPDIYINLPALKKLDAMLLDILASFEDTEFWYADQGRISGNSAHSGSFRRILQPRPQRKEGKWWLPVPCISPEGLSEKSKKHLRQKRDFANQIHKAAMAINTGIIAEMQVPEPYLDSLPKSGKASIGDTIYNYMYNTRKFSADHLLDSLGINSEREALELADKIEASMYTWRRKMWVAHSKSSWGVVKDLVSDIDRCDKNHLLADRANTLLFCLKQRYPELSQTTLDSSKIQYNKDIGQAVLESYSRVLESLAFNIVAWIEDVLYVDHKTMTKQEQGTGNPCLV, via the exons ATGctaaaaaatcaagaaatagaCAGCATCTCTTCAAAGtatgatgagattgatgatatggGGTTCCAGTTTTCATCTTCTGCTGATCAATCATTCACCGAAATTACGAGTAATTCGATCTTGAGCGGCGATTCTTTCGCCTACTGCAGGACTGATTCAGAGACATCAGCATTCTCCGGTCTGGCCGATGAAATTAGCTCTTCTGAGACAGATTCTCCCCTTTTCTGGAAAGGCCTCAAGTCCCCAGATGGAACGGCACTTTCAAGATTCAGCGTGAGAAAGCACAACATTGGAATTTTGGATGATGAAACACAAGGTTTAG GTTTTGAATTGATGAAGGAGAGATTCGCCAAGCTATTGCTAGGGGAAGATATGTCTGGGAGTGGTAAAGGGGAGTCCATTGCTCTCACCATCTCAAATGCCATAACCAACTTCTAcg CTTCGATATTTGGTCAGCATCAAAGATTAGAGCCTTTGAATCTTGAGAAGAAGTTGATGTGGAAGAGAGAAATGAATTGCCTGTTATCTGTCTGTGATCATATAGTAGAATTTAGTCCAACACTGCAGAATTTAAAAGATGGGACTACTTTGGAG GTGATGACAAGCAGGCCAAGACCAGACATTTACATCAACCTTCCTGCATTAAAAAAACTTGACGCGATGCTCCTA GATATATTGGCCAGTTTTGAGGATACTGAGTTCTGGTATGCAGATCAGGGCAGGATATCAGGAAACTCGGCGCATTCGGGGTCTTTTAGAAGAATACTTCAACCCCGGCCTCAACGAAAAGAAGGAAAATGGTGGTTGCCTGTTCCTTGTATTTCACCAGAAGGGCTATCTGAGAAATCCAAGAAACATTTAAGACAAAAGCGCGATTTTGCTAACCAAATCCACAAGGCTGCAATGGCTATAAACACCGGCATTATTGCTGAAATGCAGGTTCCAGAACCATATTTGGATTCTCTTCCTAAG AGCGGGAAAGCGAGCATAGGAGATACAATCTACAACTATATGTACAACACACGGAAGTTTTCGGCTGATCATCTTCTTGACTCACTCGGTATAAACTCGGAACGTGAAGCCCTAGAACTGGCAGACAAGATCGAAGCCTCTATGTACACATGGCGTCGTAAAATGTGGGTGGCTCACTCGAAATCATCCTGGGGTGTGGTTAAGGATCTCGTATCCGACATAGATCGATGTGACAAGAATCATCTTTTAGCAGACAGGGCAAATACCTTACTTTTCTGTTTGAAGCAAAGATATCCTGAACTTTCACAAACTACATTGGATTCAAGTAAAATCCAATACAACAAG GATATAGGACAAGCAGTGTTGGAAAGCTATTCCAGAGTATTAGAAAGCTTAGCATTCAACATTGTTGCCTGGATTGAGGATGTTCTTTACGTAGATCATAAGACCATGACAAAACAAGAGCAAGGAACTGGAAACCCGTGCTTGGTCTAA
- the LOC140960303 gene encoding rop guanine nucleotide exchange factor 3-like isoform X2 encodes MLKNQEIDSISSKYDEIDDMGFQFSSSADQSFTEITSNSILSGDSFAYCRTDSETSAFSGLADEISSSETDSPLFWKGLKSPDGTALSRFSVRKHNIGILDDETQGFELMKERFAKLLLGEDMSGSGKGESIALTISNAITNFYASIFGQHQRLEPLNLEKKLMWKREMNCLLSVCDHIVEFSPTLQNLKDGTTLEVMTSRPRPDIYINLPALKKLDAMLLDILASFEDTEFWYADQGRISGNSAHSGSFRRILQPRPQRKEGKWWLPVPCISPEGLSEKSKKHLRQKRDFANQIHKAAMAINTGIIAEMQVPEPYLDSLPKSGKASIGDTIYNYMYNTRKFSADHLLDSLGINSEREALELADKIEASMYTWRRKMWVAHSKSSWGVVKDLVSDIDRCDKNHLLADRANTLLFCLKQRYPELSQTTLDSSKIQYNKDIGQAVLESYSRVLESLAFNIVAWIEDVLYVDHKTMTKQEQGTGNPCLV; translated from the exons ATGctaaaaaatcaagaaatagaCAGCATCTCTTCAAAGtatgatgagattgatgatatggGGTTCCAGTTTTCATCTTCTGCTGATCAATCATTCACCGAAATTACGAGTAATTCGATCTTGAGCGGCGATTCTTTCGCCTACTGCAGGACTGATTCAGAGACATCAGCATTCTCCGGTCTGGCCGATGAAATTAGCTCTTCTGAGACAGATTCTCCCCTTTTCTGGAAAGGCCTCAAGTCCCCAGATGGAACGGCACTTTCAAGATTCAGCGTGAGAAAGCACAACATTGGAATTTTGGATGATGAAACACAAG GTTTTGAATTGATGAAGGAGAGATTCGCCAAGCTATTGCTAGGGGAAGATATGTCTGGGAGTGGTAAAGGGGAGTCCATTGCTCTCACCATCTCAAATGCCATAACCAACTTCTAcg CTTCGATATTTGGTCAGCATCAAAGATTAGAGCCTTTGAATCTTGAGAAGAAGTTGATGTGGAAGAGAGAAATGAATTGCCTGTTATCTGTCTGTGATCATATAGTAGAATTTAGTCCAACACTGCAGAATTTAAAAGATGGGACTACTTTGGAG GTGATGACAAGCAGGCCAAGACCAGACATTTACATCAACCTTCCTGCATTAAAAAAACTTGACGCGATGCTCCTA GATATATTGGCCAGTTTTGAGGATACTGAGTTCTGGTATGCAGATCAGGGCAGGATATCAGGAAACTCGGCGCATTCGGGGTCTTTTAGAAGAATACTTCAACCCCGGCCTCAACGAAAAGAAGGAAAATGGTGGTTGCCTGTTCCTTGTATTTCACCAGAAGGGCTATCTGAGAAATCCAAGAAACATTTAAGACAAAAGCGCGATTTTGCTAACCAAATCCACAAGGCTGCAATGGCTATAAACACCGGCATTATTGCTGAAATGCAGGTTCCAGAACCATATTTGGATTCTCTTCCTAAG AGCGGGAAAGCGAGCATAGGAGATACAATCTACAACTATATGTACAACACACGGAAGTTTTCGGCTGATCATCTTCTTGACTCACTCGGTATAAACTCGGAACGTGAAGCCCTAGAACTGGCAGACAAGATCGAAGCCTCTATGTACACATGGCGTCGTAAAATGTGGGTGGCTCACTCGAAATCATCCTGGGGTGTGGTTAAGGATCTCGTATCCGACATAGATCGATGTGACAAGAATCATCTTTTAGCAGACAGGGCAAATACCTTACTTTTCTGTTTGAAGCAAAGATATCCTGAACTTTCACAAACTACATTGGATTCAAGTAAAATCCAATACAACAAG GATATAGGACAAGCAGTGTTGGAAAGCTATTCCAGAGTATTAGAAAGCTTAGCATTCAACATTGTTGCCTGGATTGAGGATGTTCTTTACGTAGATCATAAGACCATGACAAAACAAGAGCAAGGAACTGGAAACCCGTGCTTGGTCTAA